A single genomic interval of Nocardioides nitrophenolicus harbors:
- a CDS encoding class I adenylate-forming enzyme family protein, giving the protein MTAPTANLARMLTWNAVRFADADALVFEGRRWTYAELDTEVSALAAGLREQGVGQDSRIAIVADNVPGFMFLSLALSRIGAVFVPLNYRLTAGELAHLLGHARVEAVATVPEFAEVTAAALAGLPGVRRLALEPIDPSWEDLADLAAPYRGTRVPDLPLEPDALQRIIYTSGTTSLPKGVLITHGNVAANMHAQIVELGLRPTDRILNFAPLYHVGGTDLPGYAIWQVGGCMVLQRRFLPAEVLATIEAEQITGMVVAATMLDMIRRAADDRETGLASVRWLIFSQVTSALFQVARGLFPNARLIEGYGLTETCSGLTYLDEAHMESKQGSVGIPVVGVDVRVVDANDDDVPVGENGEVVARGPKVSPGYLDDGAATAAAFRGGWFHTGDVGCLDADGYLYIRDRLKDMIRSGGENMSSAEIENVLADHPLVLSASVIGVAHPTWQEVPVAFVIGRPGLDAADLIEHARARLGRFKVPKEVYLVVELPTNPSGKVLKRSLRESWSELTPDWAYPEK; this is encoded by the coding sequence GTGACCGCGCCGACGGCCAACCTGGCCCGGATGCTGACCTGGAACGCGGTCCGGTTCGCCGACGCCGACGCGCTGGTCTTCGAGGGCCGGCGCTGGACGTACGCCGAGCTGGACACCGAGGTGAGCGCGCTCGCCGCGGGCCTGCGGGAGCAGGGCGTCGGGCAGGACTCGCGGATCGCGATCGTCGCCGACAACGTGCCGGGCTTCATGTTCCTCTCGCTCGCGCTGTCCCGGATCGGCGCGGTGTTCGTGCCGCTCAACTACCGGCTCACCGCGGGCGAGCTCGCGCACCTGCTCGGTCATGCCCGGGTGGAGGCGGTGGCGACGGTGCCGGAGTTCGCCGAGGTCACCGCCGCGGCGCTGGCCGGGCTGCCCGGCGTACGCCGGCTGGCGCTCGAGCCGATCGACCCGAGCTGGGAGGACCTCGCGGACCTCGCGGCGCCGTACCGGGGGACCCGGGTGCCCGACCTGCCCCTGGAGCCCGACGCGCTCCAGCGGATCATCTACACCTCGGGGACCACCAGCCTGCCGAAGGGCGTGCTGATCACCCACGGCAACGTCGCCGCGAACATGCACGCCCAGATCGTCGAGCTCGGGCTGCGCCCGACCGACCGGATCCTCAACTTCGCGCCGCTCTACCACGTCGGCGGCACCGACCTGCCCGGGTACGCCATCTGGCAGGTGGGCGGGTGCATGGTGCTGCAGCGGCGGTTCCTGCCGGCCGAGGTGCTCGCCACGATCGAGGCCGAGCAGATCACGGGGATGGTCGTCGCGGCGACGATGCTCGACATGATCCGCCGGGCCGCGGACGATCGGGAGACCGGCCTGGCCTCGGTGCGCTGGCTGATCTTCAGCCAGGTGACCTCGGCACTCTTCCAGGTGGCGCGTGGGCTGTTCCCCAACGCCCGGCTGATCGAGGGCTACGGCCTGACCGAGACCTGCAGCGGGCTGACCTATCTCGACGAGGCGCACATGGAGTCCAAGCAGGGCTCGGTGGGCATCCCCGTCGTGGGCGTCGACGTCCGGGTCGTCGACGCGAACGACGACGACGTCCCGGTCGGCGAGAACGGTGAGGTCGTCGCCCGGGGACCGAAGGTCAGTCCGGGCTATCTCGACGACGGCGCGGCCACCGCGGCGGCCTTCCGCGGCGGCTGGTTCCACACCGGTGACGTGGGCTGCCTCGACGCCGACGGCTACCTCTACATCCGCGACCGGCTCAAGGACATGATCCGCAGCGGCGGGGAGAACATGTCGAGCGCCGAGATCGAGAACGTGCTGGCCGACCACCCGCTGGTGCTCTCGGCGTCGGTGATCGGCGTGGCGCACCCGACCTGGCAGGAGGTGCCCGTCGCCTTCGTGATCGGCCGGCCCGGCCTGGACGCGGCCGACCTGATCGAGCACGCGCGGGCCCGGCTGGGTCGGTTCAAGGTGCCCAAGGAGGTCTACCTGGTGGTCGAGCTCCCGACCAACCCGTCGGGCAAGGTGCTCAAGCGCAGCCTGCGCGAGAGTTGGTCCGAGCTCACCCCGGACTGGGCCTACCCCGAGAAGTAG
- a CDS encoding class I adenylate-forming enzyme family protein has product MATSNFAETLRVQALRRADREALVDGERRWTYAELDAEVDRYAAALLAAGIGIDDLVGVLGRNTATYVLELLALARIGAISVPLNWRLHATEQAYVIEQAGIACLLYDDDFAPVAESLLASTGLKITVANQDRVLAGSLRLSDLLATVPAGVRVPDAERAADDVHRLLYTSGTTAHPKGVIHTCGNLTANHRAQVLELELTQSDRILISAPLFHVSGLEAPGLAVFTAGATMVLTPTFKAEDIARIAVEERITGLVLAAQILFAMLELDPKPDLSALRYLLFAGVAPSVRRQVKALLPHVRLVDTFGMTELCNGVCYMDAAHEEAKMGALGAPFPGVHLRIVDEDFRPVPPGVEGELIVRGEKISPGYWNDDAANARTRRDGWFLTGDVARIDEDGYLWFVDRRTDLIKSGGENVASAEVERVIAQHPDVAEVAVIGVPDATWDEVPKAFVILREGAATTAADLREHCIAHLAKYKVPKHVDVVAALPRNDSGKVLKKQLRAQEAESRS; this is encoded by the coding sequence ATGGCCACCAGCAACTTCGCGGAGACGCTGCGGGTCCAGGCGCTGCGGCGCGCGGACCGGGAGGCCCTGGTCGACGGCGAGCGGCGCTGGACCTATGCGGAGCTGGACGCCGAGGTCGACAGGTACGCCGCCGCCCTGCTCGCCGCGGGGATCGGCATCGACGACCTGGTGGGCGTCCTCGGCCGCAACACCGCGACCTACGTGCTCGAGCTGCTCGCCCTGGCCCGGATCGGCGCGATCTCGGTGCCGCTGAACTGGCGCCTGCACGCCACCGAGCAGGCCTATGTCATCGAGCAGGCCGGCATCGCCTGCCTGCTGTACGACGACGACTTCGCGCCCGTGGCCGAGAGCCTGCTGGCCTCGACCGGGCTGAAGATCACCGTGGCCAACCAGGACCGGGTGCTGGCCGGCTCGCTGCGACTGAGCGACCTGCTGGCGACCGTGCCCGCGGGAGTGCGGGTCCCCGACGCCGAGCGGGCGGCCGACGACGTGCACCGGCTGCTCTACACCTCGGGCACGACCGCGCACCCCAAGGGCGTGATCCACACCTGCGGCAACCTGACCGCCAACCACCGGGCGCAGGTGCTCGAGCTCGAGCTGACGCAGTCCGACCGGATCCTGATCTCGGCGCCGCTGTTCCACGTCAGCGGCCTGGAGGCGCCCGGGCTCGCGGTGTTCACCGCCGGCGCGACCATGGTGCTGACCCCGACGTTCAAGGCCGAGGACATCGCCCGGATCGCCGTCGAGGAGCGGATCACCGGCCTGGTGCTCGCCGCCCAGATCCTGTTCGCGATGCTGGAGCTCGACCCGAAGCCGGACCTGTCCGCGCTGCGCTACCTGCTCTTCGCCGGCGTCGCGCCGAGCGTGCGGCGCCAGGTCAAGGCGCTGCTCCCGCACGTGCGGCTGGTCGACACCTTCGGGATGACCGAGCTGTGCAACGGGGTCTGCTACATGGACGCCGCCCACGAGGAGGCGAAGATGGGAGCGCTCGGCGCGCCCTTCCCCGGCGTCCACCTGCGCATCGTCGATGAGGACTTCCGCCCGGTGCCGCCCGGGGTGGAGGGGGAGCTGATCGTGCGGGGCGAGAAGATCTCGCCCGGCTACTGGAATGACGACGCCGCCAACGCCCGCACCCGCCGCGACGGCTGGTTCCTCACCGGCGACGTCGCCCGGATCGACGAGGACGGCTATCTCTGGTTCGTCGACCGGCGCACCGACCTGATCAAGTCCGGCGGCGAGAACGTCGCGAGCGCCGAGGTGGAGCGGGTCATCGCGCAGCACCCGGACGTCGCCGAGGTGGCGGTGATCGGCGTACCCGACGCGACGTGGGACGAGGTGCCGAAGGCGTTCGTCATCCTCCGCGAGGGCGCCGCGACCACGGCCGCGGACCTCCGTGAGCACTGCATCGCCCACCTCGCCAAGTACAAGGTGCCCAAGCACGTCGACGTCGTGGCGGCGCTGCCGCGCAACGACTCCGGCAAGGTGCTGAAGAAGCAGCTGCGCGCCCAGGAAGCCGAGTCGCGGTCGTGA
- a CDS encoding VOC family protein — protein sequence MPVSEVHHVAMTVSDVEKAADFYEKALGYTRTLRSDVGGPGIEGSLGLPPGTTGKVQYLQGPSQIGQLELIEWNGEKRRTASAGHLELGTFLLSFQVPVDEIAEVHQRFVDLGAEVLGPPNRVLLENYGYITAFAARDLDGNLLELVSLPTREEILAFRRGELS from the coding sequence ATGCCCGTCAGCGAAGTCCACCACGTCGCGATGACCGTGTCCGACGTCGAGAAGGCGGCCGACTTCTACGAGAAGGCGCTCGGCTACACCAGGACCCTCCGCTCCGATGTCGGCGGCCCGGGGATCGAGGGCTCGCTGGGCCTGCCCCCCGGCACCACCGGGAAGGTGCAGTACCTGCAGGGGCCCAGCCAGATCGGCCAGCTCGAGCTGATCGAGTGGAACGGCGAGAAGCGGCGCACCGCCAGCGCCGGCCATCTCGAGCTCGGCACCTTCCTGCTCTCCTTCCAGGTCCCGGTCGACGAGATCGCCGAGGTGCACCAGCGCTTCGTCGACCTCGGCGCCGAGGTGCTCGGCCCGCCGAACCGGGTGCTGCTGGAGAACTACGGCTACATCACCGCCTTCGCCGCGCGCGACCTCGACGGCAACCTGCTGGAGCTGGTCTCGCTGCCGACGCGGGAGGAGATCCTGGCCTTCCGCCGAGGCGAGCTCTCCTGA
- a CDS encoding SDR family NAD(P)-dependent oxidoreductase encodes MSRQVSYDGRVVVVTGAGNGIGRAHALTLAQHDARVVVNDLGGAVDGTGSSGAAQAVVDEITAAGGIAVASTDSVATVEGGRALIATAIDAFGQVDAVIHNAGILRDRSFAKAVDTDVTDVLDVHLGGAFNVLRPAWPHFVERGYGRIVLTTSSSGLLGNFGQSSYGAAKAGLVGLMNVLSLEGERHGITVNALSPTAATRMTEGLLGELADRFDPQHVAAVATYLASEQCELNRHILTVGGGRVGRIFLGVTPGWYSGPDPASPSDVLAAIDEICSLEDFIVPEGGHDEIALIQKVLGA; translated from the coding sequence ATGAGCCGCCAGGTCTCGTACGACGGCCGGGTGGTCGTCGTCACCGGCGCCGGCAACGGCATCGGTCGGGCGCACGCGCTGACCCTCGCCCAGCACGACGCCCGGGTCGTGGTCAACGACCTCGGCGGCGCGGTCGACGGGACCGGCAGCTCCGGCGCCGCCCAGGCCGTGGTCGACGAGATCACCGCTGCCGGCGGCATCGCCGTGGCCAGCACCGACTCGGTCGCCACGGTCGAGGGCGGCCGGGCGCTGATCGCCACCGCTATCGACGCCTTCGGCCAGGTCGACGCCGTCATCCACAACGCCGGGATCCTGCGCGACCGCTCGTTCGCCAAGGCGGTCGACACCGATGTGACCGACGTGCTCGACGTCCACCTCGGCGGCGCGTTCAACGTGTTGCGGCCCGCCTGGCCGCACTTCGTCGAACGCGGCTACGGCCGGATCGTGCTCACCACGTCCTCCTCCGGCCTGCTCGGCAACTTCGGCCAGTCGTCGTACGGAGCGGCGAAGGCCGGGCTGGTCGGCCTGATGAACGTGCTCTCCCTGGAGGGTGAGCGACACGGGATCACGGTCAACGCGCTGTCCCCGACCGCCGCGACCCGGATGACCGAGGGCCTGCTCGGCGAGCTCGCCGACCGCTTCGACCCGCAGCACGTGGCGGCGGTCGCGACCTATCTCGCCTCCGAGCAGTGCGAGCTCAACCGCCACATCCTCACCGTCGGCGGCGGCCGCGTGGGCCGGATCTTCCTGGGCGTCACGCCCGGCTGGTACTCCGGTCCCGACCCGGCGTCGCCCTCCGACGTCCTCGCCGCGATCGACGAGATCTGCTCCCTCGAGGACTTCATCGTGCCCGAGGGCGGTCACGACGAGATCGCCCTGATCCAGAAGGTCCTCGGCGCCTGA
- a CDS encoding acetyl-CoA acetyltransferase encodes MGTKRMTHDVAIVAMGCTPFRDHWNSSADDLLVDAVTECLAALPEVQLADVDAFWVGTQGSGMSGQTLARPLRLVGKPVTRVENYCATGSEAFRNAAFAVASGAYDVVMATGVEKLKDSSQAGLSAVYPPSDGTDVDWTAPAGFSLLAPAYQQAHGVGDRDLRSALTHVAVKNHANGSRNSRAQFQKAIAPEVVESSPKIAGPLGVMDCSGVSDGAAAAILVRAEDAYKYTDKPIFLRGMSFVAGSGAGLAADGYDFTTFPEVVLAAQQAYEQAGVSDPATEISLAEVHDCFTPTELVLMEDLGFSERGKAWRDILDGRYDLDGALPVNSDGGLKSFGHPIGATGLRMMFECFTQLRGEAGERQVPDARLAVAQNLGGQPGSCVAFVAVLGTEPSTREEVGG; translated from the coding sequence ATGGGCACCAAGCGCATGACCCACGACGTCGCGATCGTCGCGATGGGCTGCACCCCGTTCCGGGACCACTGGAACTCCTCCGCCGACGACCTCCTCGTCGACGCCGTCACCGAGTGCCTCGCCGCCCTGCCCGAGGTCCAGCTCGCCGACGTCGACGCCTTCTGGGTCGGCACCCAGGGCTCCGGGATGTCCGGTCAGACCCTGGCCCGGCCGCTGCGCCTGGTCGGCAAGCCCGTGACCCGTGTGGAGAACTACTGCGCCACCGGGTCCGAGGCCTTCCGCAATGCGGCCTTCGCGGTGGCCTCCGGCGCCTACGACGTGGTGATGGCGACCGGCGTCGAGAAGCTCAAGGACTCCTCCCAGGCCGGCCTCTCGGCGGTCTACCCGCCGTCCGACGGCACCGACGTCGACTGGACCGCGCCGGCCGGCTTCTCCCTGCTCGCACCGGCGTACCAGCAGGCGCACGGGGTCGGCGACCGCGACCTGCGCAGCGCGCTCACCCACGTCGCGGTGAAGAACCACGCCAATGGCTCCCGCAACAGCCGCGCCCAGTTCCAGAAGGCGATCGCGCCGGAGGTCGTGGAGAGCTCGCCCAAGATCGCCGGGCCGCTCGGCGTGATGGACTGCTCGGGCGTCTCCGACGGCGCGGCCGCCGCGATCCTGGTGCGGGCCGAGGACGCGTACAAGTACACCGACAAGCCGATCTTCCTGCGCGGGATGAGCTTCGTCGCCGGCTCGGGCGCCGGGCTGGCCGCCGACGGCTACGACTTCACCACCTTCCCCGAGGTGGTGCTCGCCGCCCAGCAGGCCTACGAGCAGGCCGGGGTGAGCGACCCCGCGACCGAGATCTCGCTGGCCGAGGTGCACGACTGCTTCACGCCGACCGAGCTGGTGCTGATGGAGGACCTCGGCTTCTCCGAGCGCGGCAAGGCCTGGCGCGACATCCTCGACGGGCGCTACGACCTCGACGGCGCGCTCCCGGTCAACAGCGACGGCGGGCTGAAGTCCTTCGGCCACCCGATCGGTGCCACCGGACTGCGGATGATGTTCGAGTGCTTCACCCAGCTGCGCGGCGAGGCCGGCGAACGACAGGTCCCGGACGCCCGGCTCGCCGTCGCGCAGAACCTCGGCGGCCAGCCCGGCTCGTGCGTCGCCTTCGTCGCCGTCCTCGGCACCGAGCCGTCCACGCGCGAGGAGGTCGGCGGATGA
- a CDS encoding zinc ribbon domain-containing protein, with protein sequence MSEQLGIEAYAAYLPAYVLEHNQLDATGLPRPGGPTRGVAAFDEDSVTLAVEALRHVAGATPEGRQLLLATTSAPYDAKTAAGIVHEALGLDPGVAAVDLRGHRSGATALDLVLRAGASAALADVRQTRPGAPDELAQGDAAAAFTGGTGAATLLARAGHTTEVLERWRLPGERTDRIWDERFTADILVAAGREAAGRALVDAGLDAVDHVVVSSSNARAAATLRRALGGAGEDARIERAAGFTGAAHPGLLLAATLDIAEPGQTVLLVSATEGADAFVLRVGDGVRAARGGASVRDQLAARQPLGYGRYLRWRGLLDVQGPARPAAPAPAAPPMHRRAGWKFRLEGSVCDACGTVTTPPSRACAACGIVAEIPGKRISLRDQVARVVSVTTDHLTTMPEDAVDIVVADVEGGGRLTAYATDVPAGSVAVGDAVRPVFRRLWTTDGIHNYFWKLRPQEDNR encoded by the coding sequence ATGTCCGAACAGCTCGGCATCGAGGCCTACGCGGCCTACCTGCCCGCGTACGTCCTCGAGCACAACCAGCTCGACGCCACCGGATTGCCCCGTCCGGGCGGCCCGACCCGCGGCGTGGCCGCCTTCGACGAGGACAGCGTCACGCTCGCCGTCGAGGCGCTGCGGCACGTCGCCGGCGCGACTCCCGAGGGCCGGCAGCTCCTGCTCGCCACCACCAGTGCCCCCTACGACGCCAAGACGGCCGCCGGCATCGTCCACGAGGCGCTCGGGCTGGACCCGGGCGTCGCGGCGGTCGACCTGCGCGGCCACCGCTCCGGCGCGACCGCACTCGACCTGGTGCTCCGAGCGGGTGCCAGCGCGGCCCTGGCCGACGTCCGGCAGACCCGGCCGGGAGCGCCCGACGAGCTCGCGCAGGGCGATGCAGCAGCGGCCTTCACCGGCGGCACCGGCGCCGCCACCCTGCTCGCGCGCGCCGGGCACACCACCGAGGTGCTGGAGCGCTGGCGTCTCCCCGGCGAGCGCACCGACCGGATCTGGGACGAGCGCTTCACCGCCGACATCCTGGTCGCCGCCGGCCGCGAGGCGGCCGGGCGGGCGCTCGTCGACGCCGGCCTCGACGCGGTCGACCACGTCGTCGTCTCCTCCTCCAACGCCCGGGCCGCCGCGACCCTGAGGCGGGCGCTGGGCGGCGCCGGCGAGGACGCGCGGATCGAGCGCGCAGCCGGGTTCACCGGCGCCGCGCACCCCGGCCTGCTGCTCGCCGCGACGCTCGACATCGCCGAGCCCGGCCAGACGGTCCTCCTCGTGTCCGCGACCGAGGGCGCCGACGCCTTCGTGCTCCGCGTCGGTGACGGCGTCCGCGCCGCGCGCGGCGGTGCGTCGGTGCGCGACCAGCTCGCCGCCCGGCAGCCGCTGGGCTACGGCCGCTACCTGCGCTGGCGCGGCCTCCTCGACGTCCAGGGTCCGGCCCGCCCGGCCGCTCCGGCGCCGGCCGCGCCGCCGATGCATCGCCGCGCGGGCTGGAAGTTCCGGCTCGAGGGGAGCGTGTGCGACGCGTGCGGCACGGTGACCACGCCGCCGAGCCGGGCCTGCGCGGCGTGCGGCATCGTCGCCGAGATCCCCGGCAAGCGGATCTCGCTGCGCGACCAGGTCGCGCGGGTCGTCTCCGTGACCACCGACCACCTCACCACGATGCCGGAGGACGCGGTCGACATCGTCGTCGCAGACGTCGAGGGCGGTGGTCGACTGACCGCGTACGCGACCGACGTGCCGGCCGGCTCGGTGGCCGTCGGCGACGCAGTCCGCCCGGTGTTCCGCCGGCTGTGGACCACCGACGGGATCCACAACTACTTCTGGAAGCTGCGTCCGCAGGAGGACAACCGCTGA
- a CDS encoding ABC transporter ATP-binding protein yields MTELLTVSGLSITARLAASDLRLLDEVSLEIRKGQILGVVGESGSGKTTLARSVVGLLERNVRVDAGAIELAGTRIVAPGVDRTHQVRGSEVGMVFQDASRSLNPLLKVRGHLAEVLRRHVRDIDKAEIERRSVEVLEQMRITDAARVLDSYPHQLSGGLRQRVAIGLAVVTRPALVIADECTTALDVTTQTKVVELFRSLVDELGIGLLFVTHDLMLASDLCDRIAVMSAGRVVEQGDAMTVLEQPQQDYTRRLLAAIPSWS; encoded by the coding sequence ATGACCGAGCTGCTCACCGTCTCCGGGCTCTCCATCACCGCGCGGCTGGCCGCCAGCGACCTGCGCCTGCTCGACGAGGTGTCCCTGGAGATCCGCAAGGGCCAGATCCTCGGCGTGGTCGGCGAGTCCGGAAGCGGCAAGACCACCCTGGCCCGCTCCGTCGTCGGGCTGCTGGAGCGCAACGTCCGGGTGGACGCCGGCGCCATCGAGCTGGCCGGCACCCGGATCGTCGCGCCCGGTGTCGACCGCACCCACCAGGTGCGCGGCTCCGAGGTCGGGATGGTCTTCCAGGACGCGTCCCGCTCGCTCAACCCGCTGCTCAAGGTCCGTGGCCACCTCGCCGAGGTGCTGCGTCGCCACGTCCGCGACATCGACAAGGCGGAGATCGAGCGGCGCTCGGTCGAGGTGCTCGAGCAGATGCGGATCACCGATGCCGCCCGTGTTCTCGACTCCTACCCGCACCAGCTCTCGGGCGGGCTGCGGCAGCGGGTCGCGATCGGCCTCGCCGTGGTGACCCGGCCCGCGCTGGTGATCGCCGACGAGTGCACCACCGCGCTCGACGTCACCACGCAGACCAAGGTCGTGGAGCTCTTCCGGAGCCTGGTCGACGAGCTGGGCATCGGCCTGCTCTTCGTCACCCACGACCTGATGCTCGCCAGCGACCTGTGCGACCGGATCGCCGTGATGAGCGCGGGCCGCGTGGTCGAGCAGGGCGACGCCATGACCGTGCTCGAGCAGCCCCAGCAGGACTACACGCGGCGGCTGCTCGCCGCCATCCCCTCGTGGAGCTAA